A stretch of DNA from Acetonema longum DSM 6540:
TGAGGAAATCACTGCCTCCATGGAGGAAATAGCGCGGGCAGCTAAGGAACTGGCCGACTCTGCAACTCATTTGGAAGATGCCATCGAGAAATTCAGACTTTAATCGGGTGATTCTAAATTCTAAGGGCTCCCGCTTTTAACAGTGGGGGCTTTGCTTTTGGCAAAAAAATAGTTATTGCAGGTTTTTATCTGATACAGTACAATTAGCGTAGCTCAAAAAAGAAGTGAAAAAAATCACAATTACTTTAGACGAGGTGCGGCAATGATTAGAATATCCATTTGTGTTGGCAGTGCCTGTCATTTGCGTGGCGCCCATGGAGTTCTGAACGCCTTTATTGCGTTGATTGATAAGTATCAGGTACAGGGGGCTGTGGATTTAGAAGGGAATTTCTGCCAGGGGTACTGCACAGAAGGCGTCGTCATTAAAATCGGGAACGAAATTATAACAAATGTTTCTCAGGAGAAGGTCTATGACCTTTTTGCTGAAAAAGTACTGGGGCGTGACGGTACATGAAGCCAATCACTACGCAAAAGGTAAATTGCAAAGATTGCCACCGTTGTGTACGTTCCTGTCCAGTGAAGGCGATCGCCATAGAGAAAGGGCAGGCCAGATTAATCGATGACCGGTGTATTCTTTGCGGGGAGTGTGTTGTGGAATGCCCGCAGCATGCTAAGCAGGTGAACGATCAGGTTGCTGCCGTTAAAGAAGCGATTGCCGCCGGGAAGCGGGTTCTAGTGAGCTTGGCTCCCTCTTTTATCGCTTCCTTTCCGGAGTATTCTCCCGGGCAGTTGTTGGCAGCATTGAGAAGACTGGGGGCAGCGGTGATTGAGGAAACAGCGGTCGGAGCCGAAGTCGTCTCCTCTTTCTATCGTTCTTCTTTAGAAACAAGGGACCAAACGCTGATATCAGCTTGTTGCCCGGTTATCGTCAATCTCATCGAAAAATATTATCCTGAACTAGTCTCTAACTTAGCACCGGTTGTTTCACCGATGATTGCCCATGGCAAGCTTCTGAGGGAGAGGTATGGGGACGATAGTTTTGTTGTATTTGCCGGCCCATGTATTGCCAAGATTGATGAAGGCAGTAAAGATGGATCGCCAATTGACGCCGTCATTACATTTGAACAATTGAACGAGTGGCTGCGTCATGGTGGCGGCGTGACGCAGACGGATACTTTTGACCGGAGGGCTTTTGCCAATGCACGGTATTTCCCGATCACCGGGGGGATACTGAAATCTTTTGTCGATTGTGAGACCACTGATACTGAAATGATTGCGGTGGATGGGATTCGGCAGTGTATGTCGGTATTTTCCAGTCTTGCCCATGGCGAGGTCTCGCCGCGATTTATTGAAGCATTGGCGTGTGACGGCGGCTGTATTAACGGACCGGCCTGCGGCAATGCCCAGTCAATTGCCGCCAAACGGGTCCAGGTGGCGAAATTTGTCAAGGACAATGGGCTGAAACAGCGAAATCCTGTATCGGACAGCTTGGATTTTACACGCCAGCATCAGGCAATCCCCCTTGACTATGTGTCCCCCGCTGAAAGTCAGATACGGGAAGTCATGCAGCAATCGGGGAAACTTACAAAAGCCGATGAAAAAAATTGCGGCGCTTGCGGTTATAATTCCTGCCGCGACAATGCTATCGCCATCTGTCAGGGGATGAGCAGCATTGACACTTGTGTGCCCTATATGCGTTCAAAAGCCGAGTCCTTTGCCAATATTATCGTTGATAATTCACTGAATGCGATCATTGTTTTGGATGAACGATTGACAGTCCAGTCTTTTAACCCTTCGGCCGCAGGCATGTTCGGCAGGCGGCAGGACCTTATGAAAGGACGGAGCTTAACCGACTATATGGATTGTGCGGATGTTTTGAGCGCTATGCAGACAGGAAACAAGGTAGGGGGACGGCGGG
This window harbors:
- a CDS encoding (2Fe-2S) ferredoxin domain-containing protein, translating into MSVAQKRSEKNHNYFRRGAAMIRISICVGSACHLRGAHGVLNAFIALIDKYQVQGAVDLEGNFCQGYCTEGVVIKIGNEIITNVSQEKVYDLFAEKVLGRDGT
- a CDS encoding [Fe-Fe] hydrogenase large subunit C-terminal domain-containing protein codes for the protein MKPITTQKVNCKDCHRCVRSCPVKAIAIEKGQARLIDDRCILCGECVVECPQHAKQVNDQVAAVKEAIAAGKRVLVSLAPSFIASFPEYSPGQLLAALRRLGAAVIEETAVGAEVVSSFYRSSLETRDQTLISACCPVIVNLIEKYYPELVSNLAPVVSPMIAHGKLLRERYGDDSFVVFAGPCIAKIDEGSKDGSPIDAVITFEQLNEWLRHGGGVTQTDTFDRRAFANARYFPITGGILKSFVDCETTDTEMIAVDGIRQCMSVFSSLAHGEVSPRFIEALACDGGCINGPACGNAQSIAAKRVQVAKFVKDNGLKQRNPVSDSLDFTRQHQAIPLDYVSPAESQIREVMQQSGKLTKADEKNCGACGYNSCRDNAIAICQGMSSIDTCVPYMRSKAESFANIIVDNSLNAIIVLDERLTVQSFNPSAAGMFGRRQDLMKGRSLTDYMDCADVLSAMQTGNKVGGRRVEFPEYGLITEEMIVPVPEHNLIFLIFSDVTGQERRNRELEEMKQETVERAKQIINRQMHVAQEIAGLLGETTAETKSTLLELISILKEKGVR